Proteins from a genomic interval of Thamnophis elegans isolate rThaEle1 chromosome 2, rThaEle1.pri, whole genome shotgun sequence:
- the SAMD1 gene encoding atherin codes for MAGPPPPPPGQEAPRYQEWILDTIDSLRSRKARPDLERICRMVRRRHGPEPERTRAELEKLIQQRAVLRVSYKGSISYRNAARVQPPRRGGAPAASPAAPQRPARTSPPSAPAATATPRSSQRAAPRAEPVAPPPPLPPPPPPRRTGRERPPPPAAQEESSPVSLREIVRYLGGDGAAPGGGRVTRGRAQGLLQEERLERTRLGGGGGGGGSSSNSVALPRAERGAQARAPNARPYRNKKTGEEIKGEEDEDEDEEEDEVSTMSEGSEVAQDFEASNYSRPGTGQVNGDCKDSKHGGKEVPLSSATPRDLPSLEEASLNKGLEHSQHEGNEQCHTKASWPGESACHHLGGSKKDGSAYQQPDRAGSSNRSLLDPVEWTVSDVVDYFTEAGFAEQASAFQEQEIDGKSLLLMQRTDLLTGPLYSPGTGPQIYEYHIKVLQQCHFEEDEGDSFMG; via the exons ATGGCCGgccccccgccgccgcccccgGGCCAAGAGGCGCCCCGCTACCAAGAGTGGATCTTAGACACCATCGACTCGCTGCGCTCGCGCAAGGCGCGCCCGGACCTGGAGCGCATCTGCCGCATGGTGCGCCGGCGGCACGGCCCGGAGCCGGAGCGCACCCGCGCCGAGCTGGAAAAGCTCATCCAGCAACGCGCCGTGCTCCGAGTCAGCTACAAGGGAAGCATCTCGTACCGCAACGCTGCGCGGGTCCAGCCTCCCCGGCGAGGTGGAGCGCCCGCCGCCAGTCCGGCGGCCCCGCAGCGACCGGCCCGCACTTCCCCGCCCAGCGCTCCCGCCGCCACCGCGACGCCCCGGTCCTCCCAGCGTGCTGCGCCTCGCGCGGAGCCAGTCGCGCCGCCGCCTCcactgccgccgccgcctccgcctcGTCGGACCGGACGGGAGCGACCGCCGCCGCCCGCAGCCCAGGAGGAATCCTCCCCCGTTAGTCTGCGAGAGATTGTGCGCTACTTGGGCGGGGACGGCGCCGCGCCGGGGGGCGGCCGAGTGACTCGAGGCCGAGCACAGGGGCTGCTTCAGGAGGAGAGGCTGGAAAGAACCCGCTTgggtggcggcggcggtggcggcggcagcagcagcaacagcgtcGCTTTGCCCAGGGCGGAGAGAGGCGCGCAGGCCCGGGCCCCCAACGCCAGACCATACAGGAACAAG AAGACAGGGGAGGAGATCAAAGGTGAAGAAGACGAGGACGAAGACGAAGAAGAGGATGAAGTCTCCACTATGTCTGAAGGCTCAGAAGTGGCACAAGATTTTGAGGCCAGCAATTACAGCAGACCTGGGACAGGCCAGGTGAATGGTGACTGTAAGGACAGCAAGCATGGTGGGAAAGAGGTCCCACTCAGCAGTGCCACCCCCAGAGACCTGCCCTCCCTAGAGGAAGCCTCTTTGAACAAAGGATTGGAGCATTCTCAGCATGAAGGAAATGAGCAATGTCACACAAAGGCCTCTTGGCCTGGAGAAAGTGCCTGTCACCATCTGGGAGGCAGCAagaaagatggcagtgcctatcaGCAACCAGACAGAGCAG GTAGCAGTAAT AGAAGCCTTCTGGACCCTGTGGAATGGACTGTCAGTGACGTTGTGGATTATTTCACAGAAGCTGGGTTTGCTGAGCAAGCTTCGGCTTTTCAGGAGCAG GAGATTGATGGGAAATCTCTGCTGCTAATGCAGCGCACTGATTTGCTTACTGGCCCTCTCTATTCGCCTGGGACCGGCCCTCAGATCTATGAGTATCACATCAAGGTCCTCCAGCAGTGCCACTTCGAAGAAGACGAGGGCGACTCCTTCATGGGCTGA